A genomic window from Treponema maltophilum ATCC 51939 includes:
- a CDS encoding GerMN domain-containing protein, protein MKDSSGKKHNGIAAAFWIAVAVALVIAFLVKQDHIIGVLKETAFFEHVFGREPDFIARHETSSQNKTDDMQSGETIVLEKEQPQKEQAQTQKEQAQGASSGAPGNLLPSDRASSAGAERSGSAAGVPSSAAANSSAPVSSPAAGSAKSGAAKTPSAEKTASGTKDKSAASSAAKPAASQAAASEAKPAAPAKMNQYLCFIAIGADGFVERKEVNRAVPKTNTPLTAALTALLEGPGIPELEKGYISLIPAGTKLLSASVQNKTAYINFSQEFAFNKYGEQGYLGQLMQVVYTATAFGTIDNVQFLIDGEKNEYLGSEGVWIGTPLARYNFK, encoded by the coding sequence ATGAAAGATTCGTCGGGCAAAAAGCATAACGGAATTGCAGCCGCCTTTTGGATTGCGGTTGCGGTAGCTCTGGTGATTGCCTTTTTGGTAAAGCAGGACCACATTATCGGCGTTTTAAAAGAAACCGCCTTTTTCGAACACGTATTCGGCCGGGAACCGGATTTTATCGCCCGCCACGAAACTTCTTCACAGAATAAAACGGACGACATGCAGTCGGGCGAAACCATCGTTCTCGAAAAAGAACAACCGCAAAAAGAGCAGGCGCAGACACAAAAGGAGCAAGCGCAGGGCGCTTCTTCCGGCGCTCCGGGAAATCTTTTGCCGAGCGACCGCGCTTCATCGGCAGGCGCGGAACGGTCAGGTTCGGCAGCGGGCGTTCCGTCTTCCGCCGCGGCAAATTCATCCGCTCCGGTTTCTTCGCCGGCTGCAGGCTCCGCAAAGTCCGGCGCCGCAAAAACCCCTTCCGCAGAAAAGACCGCTTCCGGTACAAAGGACAAAAGCGCCGCTTCATCGGCAGCGAAACCCGCAGCTTCTCAGGCAGCCGCTTCCGAAGCGAAGCCCGCCGCACCTGCGAAAATGAATCAATATTTGTGCTTTATCGCCATAGGCGCCGACGGTTTTGTGGAGCGCAAAGAGGTGAACCGCGCGGTTCCCAAAACGAACACGCCGCTTACGGCGGCGCTTACCGCTCTTCTTGAAGGGCCGGGGATTCCCGAACTCGAAAAGGGCTACATATCGCTCATTCCCGCCGGCACAAAACTTTTGTCCGCATCGGTACAAAACAAAACGGCGTACATCAACTTCAGCCAGGAATTCGCCTTTAACAAATACGGCGAACAGGGCTATTTGGGGCAGCTCATGCAAGTGGTCTACACCGCGACGGCCTTCGGTACGATCGACAATGTGCAGTTTTTAATTGACGGAGAAAAGAACGAATACTTGGGCAGCGAAGGCGTGTGGATCGGAACGCCGCTGGCGCGTTACAACTTTAAATAG
- the ptsP gene encoding phosphoenolpyruvate--protein phosphotransferase: MNTLQGISASGGFVKGTAYVLSVRVRHQIQRIPIAASEIPQDWQRFENARTKTLDYFNSLIDKTNTRQAAIFQTYVLMLSDPDFIAQIKKEHDEAAENAEWIVEKKVAEYADKLRASGDSYLIERAEDIIDVYGKLIDNLLGNDPLQADDIPPKAVLCAEFLSPSDAVLLSKKDLSAIVLHKGAQNSHLAILARTYGIPMIFGIEDIAHLARTGDEIIVDGNSGKIFIQPDESTRTEYERKIIEEKARAEKRAAFSGKSACTKDGFAIKLYANIGSAKEAEIALEEGADGIGLFRTEFLFMGASDTGEEAQFDEYCTVLELMKDKPVVIRTLDAGGDKIIDDKNLPSAGEKNPLLGRRAIRLCLAETELFKTQLRALLRAGVYGNLKIMLPLLTDISELHRTQKLIEEVKAELSASAVPFNKDVPLGLMIETPAAALTADTLANEAAFFSIGSNDLTQYTLCVDRENELVAPMFDELHPAVRRLIASAVRAAHERGIPVSVCGEMAANGANMLLLMSMGIKSFSVSPKKISDLKEVLSRFTLEQIESLKEWADSPKEGRLIKEKLQSFF, translated from the coding sequence ATGAACACGCTTCAAGGAATTTCCGCTTCGGGCGGCTTTGTAAAGGGCACGGCCTATGTCCTTTCGGTCCGCGTCCGGCATCAGATACAACGAATTCCGATCGCAGCGAGTGAAATTCCGCAGGATTGGCAGCGATTTGAAAACGCCCGCACTAAAACGCTGGATTACTTCAATTCGCTTATCGACAAAACCAACACGCGCCAAGCCGCCATTTTTCAAACGTACGTACTCATGCTTTCCGACCCCGATTTTATCGCGCAAATAAAAAAAGAACATGACGAAGCGGCCGAAAACGCCGAATGGATCGTTGAAAAAAAAGTTGCCGAATACGCCGACAAACTGCGCGCATCCGGCGACAGTTACCTGATAGAACGCGCGGAAGATATTATCGACGTATACGGAAAGCTGATCGACAACCTTTTAGGAAACGATCCGCTTCAAGCCGACGATATTCCGCCCAAAGCCGTCCTGTGCGCGGAATTTTTAAGTCCCTCGGATGCGGTGTTGCTTTCGAAAAAAGACTTGTCGGCAATCGTTTTGCATAAGGGTGCGCAAAACAGCCATTTGGCCATTTTGGCGCGCACCTACGGCATTCCGATGATATTCGGCATCGAAGACATTGCGCATCTCGCCCGCACCGGCGACGAAATCATTGTGGACGGCAACAGCGGCAAAATCTTCATTCAACCTGACGAAAGCACGCGCACCGAATACGAACGGAAAATTATTGAAGAAAAAGCGCGCGCCGAAAAACGTGCCGCGTTTTCCGGAAAAAGCGCGTGCACAAAGGACGGATTCGCGATCAAATTATACGCAAACATCGGTTCGGCAAAAGAAGCCGAAATCGCCCTCGAAGAAGGAGCGGACGGCATCGGTTTGTTCCGCACGGAATTTTTGTTTATGGGCGCGTCCGATACGGGTGAAGAAGCTCAGTTCGATGAATACTGCACCGTGCTTGAATTGATGAAAGACAAGCCGGTGGTTATCCGCACCTTGGATGCGGGCGGCGACAAAATCATCGACGACAAAAATCTTCCGTCCGCCGGCGAAAAAAACCCGCTGCTCGGCCGGCGCGCAATCCGTTTGTGCCTTGCCGAAACCGAATTATTTAAAACGCAGCTTCGCGCCCTTTTGCGCGCGGGCGTATACGGCAACCTCAAAATCATGCTTCCGCTTTTGACCGACATAAGCGAACTGCACCGAACACAAAAACTCATCGAAGAAGTAAAGGCCGAATTGAGCGCTTCGGCGGTGCCGTTCAACAAAGACGTTCCGCTCGGACTTATGATAGAAACGCCGGCTGCCGCCCTTACGGCCGACACATTGGCAAACGAAGCCGCTTTTTTTTCGATCGGGTCGAACGACCTTACCCAATATACGCTGTGCGTCGACCGAGAAAACGAACTGGTCGCGCCGATGTTCGACGAACTCCACCCGGCCGTGCGGCGCCTGATTGCATCGGCGGTACGCGCGGCGCACGAACGCGGCATTCCCGTTTCGGTATGCGGCGAAATGGCGGCAAACGGTGCGAACATGCTGCTTTTAATGTCGATGGGAATAAAAAGCTTCAGCGTTTCGCCGAAAAAAATAAGCGATTTAAAAGAGGTTCTGTCCCGCTTTACGCTCGAACAAATCGAATCGCTTAAAGAATGGGCGGACTCTCCGAAAGAAGGCCGCTTAATAAAAGAAAAACTTCAATCGTTTTTTTAA
- a CDS encoding Rpn family recombination-promoting nuclease/putative transposase: protein MDYLPRHKSVEELTFTDDFMFGTIMKNKPICKGILERLLHIKVGKIEYPSLQKTIAPFYESKGIRLDVYVAETSRVFDIEIQTSIPPDLPKRTRYYQSLMDVDNLLRGQSYTELKDSYVIFICTQDPFGKGLAVYTFENTCREDGGLFLDDRTTKVFYNVSAYGKEKDDELHALLRYLCKKQATSHFTQNIDALVESTKNNERFRSLYMSLNIHKDDLIRQGSLIGEKIGFEKGVVAGIRKGRSEGVAQGFSDGSRQKALQDAGNLKHLGVAIDIITQATGLSKQEVEKI from the coding sequence ATGGACTATCTTCCCCGTCACAAAAGTGTAGAGGAGCTGACCTTTACCGATGACTTTATGTTCGGTACTATTATGAAAAACAAACCTATCTGTAAAGGGATTCTTGAGCGCTTACTGCATATCAAAGTCGGCAAAATTGAATATCCGTCTTTGCAAAAGACAATCGCCCCGTTTTACGAAAGCAAAGGTATTCGCCTCGACGTCTATGTTGCCGAAACTTCCCGTGTTTTCGATATTGAAATTCAAACATCAATTCCGCCAGACCTGCCCAAACGCACACGTTATTACCAAAGTCTTATGGACGTCGATAACTTGCTGCGCGGTCAAAGTTATACAGAACTCAAAGACAGTTATGTTATCTTTATCTGCACGCAGGATCCGTTCGGCAAGGGTCTCGCCGTATACACCTTTGAAAATACATGCAGAGAAGACGGCGGTCTTTTCCTTGATGACAGAACAACAAAAGTGTTCTATAATGTGAGTGCATACGGCAAAGAAAAAGACGATGAATTACATGCATTGCTGCGCTATCTTTGCAAAAAACAGGCAACAAGTCATTTTACGCAGAATATCGATGCACTTGTTGAGAGTACAAAAAACAACGAAAGGTTCAGGAGCTTGTATATGTCATTGAATATTCATAAAGATGATTTAATCAGGCAAGGTTCCCTTATAGGCGAGAAAATCGGCTTTGAAAAGGGCGTTGTTGCCGGTATACGTAAGGGTAGAAGCGAAGGTGTTGCACAAGGCTTTTCCGATGGGTCGCGCCAGAAAGCCTTACAAGATGCAGGTAATCTAAAACATCTTGGTGTTGCAATCGATATTATCACTCAGGCCACCGGTCTTTCCAAGCAGGAAGTGGAAAAGATCTAA